The Hippocampus zosterae strain Florida chromosome 20, ASM2543408v3, whole genome shotgun sequence nucleotide sequence TGGGCAATCAATGGAATGTTTTCAGAGGTGGATGTGACAAAAACTAAAGatgtcaacatgaatttaggtgACCATCGAACGCACGTTTTGCACAGAAGCGACTTTTCAATGGTGCGACACCGGAGGGCCATTTTACCTTCGTTTCGGCAACGAAAGAGCCATTTGAACCGTTTTATACAAGATTCCAAACTCTTCAAATGAAGATGCATattctttttctcttcctcgTCAGTTCTGTCGCAGACAATTGTTGAATCGGGGCAAAGCGATATGTCAGCCCATCCGCCTTAATGAAACTGGCTTGCATATGAGCCATCAATTTAATGTCAAAGTTTGGGCCtctgtgttgttttggtttcaacGATATTGATGAAGATTTGATGTTGCCGTAATTGGATGTGAGATGGACAGTTTATTCCGACTTTTTTACAATCATATGAGTGAAATGCTTCTGAAGGCTATTTGTCATGCTAGTCAAAATCTGAACCGATATTCAACATCAAACTGATGTCAGGATGTCCCCGCAGGGTTATTGGTTGTTGATGCCCATTTATAAAAATCATTTGTGAAGTGATgtttgagtggttagcacatcggcttcgcagtgtagagttcaattccagctccggcctccctgtgtggagtttgcatgttctccccgggcctgcgtgggttttctccgggtactgcggttttctcccacattccaaaaacatgcatagcaggctgattgagcactctaaatattCCCTGGGTATGAGTGTGCgagtggatgcttgttcgtctctgtgcgccctgcgattggctggcaaccgattcagggtgtcccccgcctactggccgaagacagctggataggctccagcaccctccgcgaccctagtgaggatcaagcggttcggataatgaatggatggatgttcgagGTCATTTTTTGGCAGTCGTGTTCCTGAGACGTGCgcttgtcattgttgttgttgttggattgACAtaagacaggagatgtgagccaatttcttttttcgtcaatggatgctcgagaatcttgtttgctttcaaacttagcttgtagctgacatgcgcacattttcagcataacGTCTTTGAGGggtgcaggggtggccaaacgttttggaccaaagatcgatATAGATCAACCAACATCCCGCGATCGCCCCCgttgtagctcacacgtaccgttttaaagttctTCCCTGGGCCCTCGAGATTCTTATTCTTTGCTCGCGcgctcggtgaattgtacatgaaacaaactccgAATGATAACGAAAAaagacaagctgcaattgcagactgctgagggcgaacaacttcctgtgatgcaggtcacacgccaccgtcggttaaagatttacctgctttgttttattttattttttaaatactttttttctgaaaatgagactgataggatgattagggtgcagtgtaatTAACTTTAAAAATATAGTTCTAAcacgcacaaagacacacaccttgttgtttgttttttccgcgATTCAGTCCGCGATGTCGAAGTAATGGGCACCCCCGCTGACTTGTGAAAGGATATTTGaaatctctcctctttcatcgataactgcttcaaacaacaaagtgtatgcagaaaaagtggtgaagactgcatgactgtgtgtgtctttgtcacgttgtaccccgaagcgataggataatcgcttcgtgtacaacaaaaaacaactagtagtggatccccgaaataacAGATACggaaaaggtttgtcagagaacaaaagaggtttaatacaaaacacaaaatacccgtccggaaGAACAACAAAcagtgctggtcaaaataaggaccaggaaataaataaggagacaacagaaaacgcttgcgaaaaaatagcaaggagaataatTTAGGTGAACGAATATGATCTCACACGAAAGGGTTTCAaggcgcgcaataacagccacaaggctttaAGGTAAAGTCGAATAGTaaatgggcgagagaattggcacggcgtggaatactccggcagtgagtcgactgccagagcgcccaaataaagcatgtgtaattagtccccaatgggtgacaggtgtgcaggtggcaagcagggcctgccccctgcaggcaaacacgggacgtgacagtcaTTTGTGTTGGGTTGTATtattatgtcattttatgtttactgttctgttgatggcggaGTGGGTACCCGCaacggctcctctctctcttgtggttgtcacgttctgctcgaggagaaagagtcgctccgagcagaacaatgaattaaataagttggatcccaggtaatgcagacaagagagagtattgtaacaaataaggtgtctttaatgacagaacgaaaaaacaacagaaagagcccgacagggaaaaacgataacagaaaacgctgatcaaataaggatcaggaaattaacagaaaacgctgatcaaataaggatcaggaaacaaacagaaaacgctcgcggctaaaacaaacgcgaggagataatcgcgctggtggtaatagtaGAAAATGCGATATATCGAAAGTCGAAacaagtgggcaacaagtataggccgtaaggcaagtatgcgacgaggcaaatagcaatagcgaaAATAGAGTACGAGAGAGTAATGgctcggcgtggaattctccggcagtgagaggactgccggagtctcttaataaagggaTAAACATCACCCCGAGATTgaaaacaggtgtgcagtaggtaGAGGGACAACCCCGCCACCTACTGgccggcacgggacgtgacagtggtTGAGGGGAAAGAAATTTCACCTGTGCTGTATGAAAAAATAACtatattttgtgttgtatttgttttgtgaatgcaatactttgttttttgGCAATAACCTTCCCACCCACCCTCAAttctgctgctgtagattggaaatttccccagtgtgggcaaataaaggttttattatcTTATCTCATACGATATATAGGAtaccatatctctctctctcttgattctttggggaggggggcttgtacatacagtacatgttcccACTTACATATTTGACATACTTTGGAAAGTAGCCGctctaacgcggttcactttccgcggcttcgctgtttcacagattttattTAGTGCCGTTTACTTTTTAGTGCTTTTCACCCTTGAAATCAGAACGCATCGGCGGCGACGTGTGTCgatagtacagtatttccaaaaactatgatagttatttatttaaaacgtttgttttttttgtaatagggCCTGAAAAGAAGAtttggtctttgatttcattgaATATATAGTTAAATACTGTATAacgactgtaaaaaaataaagttcacgacttcacggatttcgtttatcactggttctttttggaacgtaacccccgcgataaacgagggattactgtatccaTACACTCGACTCTGAATGCTTGGTAAGGTCCGTGCGGGGTGTTGTTTGACCTCTACAGTTTTACATCTGTCTGTGATTGATTGGCGACAAGTGGGAGCGACGTGTTCAATGTTTTCTGTTATGGTCACTGGCTTTGTCTTTTGGACCCCCCTCCctctactcaactcaactcaactgtatttatagagcactttaaaacaaccatttctGTATACTAAGTGCCGTATGTGGATCAAATATCATATatccaacaataaaacaacaagttcataacaaagacagtaaaatGACGCAACTCACGACAAAGGGCAAATACAAAATCAAGTTGAAACGTTACGTTGCAAAACACCTTCCTTGATGTTGCCAGTTAAAGTACAGCACAGATGCCAGCAGTACGTTGCGCTTTACTGGGGTCATTTGCCTTTCTTTCCATTTCACGATGACAACAACCGCTTTGTTATTGCTATACACCTTTGATATGTGTCCCCCGCTGAACCCCCTGTAGGACCGCCCGTTCCCATCTTTGTGATGGCTCATTGGCGACCTGAAAGGGCAGCCCTTTTTCTTTCAACTCTTCATGTTGTTCAGTGTGAACTGTGCTTAAATTCGGCAGCCAAGCCCGCTGGCTTCATCAAATCGGAGAGTCATCCCACCTGACCAGAAAAGTAATTCCACCTGACCAGAGCGTATCTCTTCTCCTCGTGACGGACCACGGTAGCAGTCACCATGTCGCCACGTCTGCTGATGGCCTGTGTGCTCAGCTTGTTTGCGTCTTCGGTCATGTGTAAGtatggaagagaaaaaaaatacctgctACCTTAGAAGAGTCTTATTTACCAGTCGATATTTTGTATTAACTTTAATAGGACTCATTCTGCAAATCTGTCATGTATACACCAGGGATGTCCAAAggtttgatgcaaaaaaaaaaatggaaggatgaaaggcCCCCTTAAAATTCATCAACTTTTTTAAGCTTAAGTCAgtcaagaaagaaattatgcatTGTTTGTACTGTTCGTTTCATCGGCTTTCTGTTCAAGGTGTTAAGGAAAGTagctgatttttttggggggtgcctAACACCCCTCTTAACAACAGCCCAATCGCATGGCCATAAACagaaccaaaaaagaaaaaaaacaaaaacaaagatgacCAGTTACCCGAGTATCACTAATGCGATGTCTGGATCAATCAGCCATCaagcacaaagtggaagaaactaTGTATCTTAAAATAGAATGATCTTTATTCACTGcagtgttttgaagataaaaATGTTGTTCTTATCATGATAATGGCTTAATTGTATGtttttagacattttttttggtcatgtgcCGGGCCACTAGGGGTCCTCGGACcacagtttggacaccactggtataagataagataagaaaaacctttattagtctcacaatggagaaattcccaattcaccgcagcaaagttatgaaaggaagaagactCTGGAGCGGTTGGCCAAAAGACTGCCAAGCCACCTCCTGCTGATACAAAGAGCACCCCCTGCATGAAAGCCCCTGTCAAACGGCCGCTCAAAATGTTTCTGTCCTCAGGCGTTGAGAGGGGCTTGTGGAAGAGAAATGGCACGGGTTGCTTCCGCTTCTTCAGCATGCCCAGATGTTGGTATCAGGCCGAGGATCACTGTGTCCAAGAGGGTGGTCACCTGGCCAGCTTACACGCACACCACGAGGTGGTGTTCTTGAATGGTGAGCATTAAGATTTGGGGAGTCGTGCCAATGCCAGGACACAATGCTTCACGACGTCCACCTATGTGAGTCGTGTTCTTGTGCTCAAACTAATTGCCgcgagtgttgttgttgttcgccTTTCCCAAAGGCCTTAGCGAGGGCTCCGCGAACACATGGGTGGGAATGCATATCGACTGGTACCGCTATTGGCTTTTCTGGTGGAGGAAGTCCCTTTCTTTTACTGACGGAAGCTCTGTGGTAAGTGAATGATTTGCCGCATTCTTATTTATTTGGCAAAAAGTAAGATCTGGGGTGATAACAAGACAAAGGTGGAAATATCAATATTGATGAACTGGATGGAAGTGAAGTGCTGATCTTTCAAAGTGAATTTAAACAGGGAATGACAGCGTACTGGCGTCCAAACGTTTgaacaataaaaatcaattttaaactCTGGTGAAGCTTTATTGCAAGGACATTGTTGGAATTTGCCAATAAGATGAGAAAACCCAGACTAAAACCAAGGTCACAAGGCTAGAAAAGCACACAACAGGAAGAAACATTTGATGGGAATGTGTGCGCTCAACCTAATGTTTTAGGCAGTCAAAGGATCCAAAAATAAAGGACAGCATGccgcacacacacttgctctTGGTGTCAGTAATAAGCCTTAGCTGCAAAAATgtactttgaaaataaattcaaccaCCAGCAGCATGGAGTCTATTGACATgtacactcaactcaactgtatttcttgagcactttcaaacagccatcactgcatacaaagtgctgtacatggagcaattaacatatccaacaaacagtaaatcaaatcggtaacaaagatggtagaaagcaccgaacagcaaaaccaataacaaatcttaagtcatgctgagtcaaatgccaaagaatacaagtgactattgaacagtgaaacaacttgGGTCGAATGTACCCAAGAAATGGAGGGTAATCCTCTGCAGCCCCTTGAATTGGGTACGTGTTAAATCGTCTATTTTTATCAAAAGAGTGTAAAAATCTTAATGAGCAAATCATTCATTACATTTCTAGTCCAGGCTCCCCAAAAAtcatttgttactttggataatTGTCGAGGTGGTTGTTTAGTGTCACAAGGGCTATGAGGAACATGCCCTGAAACCGACACATGCTCAAATCACATTCGTCCCTTGTAATGTACAGGACTTCCTCGACTGGGATCCCGAGCCATGGCACCATAAATGCATTGTGGTGAGAGGGAACCGATTTCTCACCGACATGGATTGCGGCAAAGCCCTGCCATTCATCTGTCAAAAAGGTCCGAGAGTCATGAATGCGTCACATACTTGGCCTCTTAGGGAATGTGTGCGCTCAACCTAAATTCCTTTCCTGCAGGCCATGGCTCCCCTTATCCTACCTGTACATGTCCTGCGTGCACCTGTGATAAGTGTCCTTGTCCCAAGTTGGAGTGTCGTCCTTGTAGTTGTCCTGAGTGTCATTGTGCTACTTGTCCCCCTCCTACCACCTGTCCTCCTGTCCCCCGTCTGACCTGTCCGACTAATCCTCCTATGACTACCTGTCCCAGTCTTCCCACGTGTCCTCCTCCCCAGCTGCCAACATCAGGACCAGGTAATGTCACGCACTGGAGTGAAAACTCTTCTCTGACGCACATGTCTGATGACGCGGAAGGTCCGGGCCTACTCCTTTTGGCGCCTCATCCGGTGAGTTTCGGACTTGTTGTGTGTATTATGCACGACAGCCCTTTTTCAGAGCAAGACTAGTTCTACATTGGAGTGTTTGtattgaatttcatttttgacTGTAACAAATCGTGTGCGCGCAGGATGGATTCAGAGTTGACCTTTTGGGGCTGCTCGGTGTGGGCAGCAGCATCGCCATCAGAGGACAAGTCATATGGATGGCCGAAGAGTACGTAGCCTCCCAACCTCCGTTCCCACAAGGAATTCAGTTCCCGCGACATGTTTGTGCGTCAAACAAATTGTTTTGAACCGGAAGTTCccgtgttttcttttcaaagatGCGAGTATGTTCTACTTTGGAATGTATCGAGATACCTATGCAATGACCGTTTAGTGGAGATAGATCAGAAGGAAATGGCACATTCCCAGGCCTGACAAGTTGATTCGAATGCACATCAAGTGACAACCTGAAAATCTGTTGCACTATTCTCTCTTGAACTGATGGCAAATGTAATCGCATCATTGGTCACTGTCACAACGAAGCGTCCTTGAATCGTTTCGCAACCCACACATCGAAAAGCCGACCGAATTGTCTTTTGTACATTCCTAGTTTGAAGACACCTGAATGAGTAAATATTGCAGGTTGATGTTCGAGCTGGTCGCGGTCAACGACACTGCACTGCTCCTGGTCTTTCCCGTGAAAGACGAAAAGATTCTTCTGACCGCCGACCTGAATGGGACCAAAAACATCGAGGAGAAAGAGTCCATCTCTTTCCTCTTTGGACCTGGACACGACTTTGAGGTCAGCTCAAACACGACGTCGACTGTGTCATTTGGCATACATCTCCATGACTGCCGTAACTGTTTATTGGTGGACAGCAAGGTGGTCTGATGGTCATTTACATCAATTTCAGTGCACTATACGTATATACCAGACACCTCTTGACAACCAGCCCATCGTTTTGTCTAGAATTGACAGTGAAAGAGCTCTTCGCCAGCACATTGCTCATACTGATGTCGTGTCATTCAGGTGATCATCCGGTGCCACGTCGACCGCTTCCACCTGAGCGTCGACGGCGCCCAGCAGTTGGAGGTCGTGAACTGGGTTGGAGACCCGCAAAGCATCACGGCACTAACGATCGGGGATACCCTGTTGCTGAAGGACGTGAGGCTGAAATGATGTGACCGCCGCGGCCAGATCGGAAGCCCCACTTTCTTCAATCGACATATTGTCTATGGGGGGTTTCTTGACCGATAATCTGCACGAGTCCATGTTTGGTTGCTGTGGAACAAATGCACTTCAAAAAAACCTGAGCATTGCATGTGTATGTCTCGTTtaagcagtgtttttcaaacctttgagccaaggcacactttttttcattgttaaacCTCGGCACACCACGAGCTAAAAATGTGggggaaaaccccccaaaacgcTTATTAAACTCACCGGAGTTGATGGTATATAAAGCTTCTGGGGTGAGAGGATGCTGGCGTGTATGTCGCCGCTTCTCACTCCAAACCTTTCAAAGCTCAGATATTCCTTCTGATTGTGATTGATTGTCACTTCACCTGACCAATCAAACCCCAATTCGTAACTTAGTCCACAGGCTAACGGCGGTAGCCTAAGCTTCCCAGCTGTCACCACACCGGCCTTTCTCCCTTGTCATGGGGCGCCACAACTTCGCCGCCTTTGGATTATTCCTGATACTCCTGACGTTCTGCCAGCATCCAGTGACAGGACTGCTCCACTATTCTGTCGCGGATCTTCTCCGGATCCGGAGGATTGCACCGGAGCCTCCGCCTCCGGAGTTGCACCATAATCCTGACATCGCTGGCCTGCCTCGACGTCGCTACATTCACCGCGGGTCGCGTTGACAGGTTGAGTATAAAAACCCTGGCTCAATCAACTCGACCTGGTCCACTTCTCGACATCCTCCCAGAAACTGCGGCCGCAACTCCAACCACCATGCAGTAGCTCGTCTGGCTACGTCGCCTAACAGCACTGCCGCCGTCAAGCATGACACCTCCGCCATCAACTTTGGactgctgaacatccgctcactcACGAACAAGGGACACCTCATCCAAGACGTCCTCGCCGAACGCAAACTTGACTTCctcgttttaacagaaacctggcaacaaGCCAACGACTTTGCTGCTCTGAACAACTCCACTCCTCCCGACCCTGTTTACATCTTCCGTCCCCATGGCAACGGCCGTGGAGGACGCCTCGTGGTAAtccaccgcgagaagtggaaagtcttgCCTGTCTCCGTCCCTGCatcaagctcttttgaatgcCTGGTGTTTAAACTCCCTGGACCCTCGCCAACCATCACTGCTACAGTTTATCGCCCCCCGAAGCCACATAGCAATTTTGTCAACAAATTTTCCAGCCtaataagataaaatatcctttatttgtcccacactgggacaaTCAATACACTTATCCACTCTCTCGGCAAATTAAATTttgctgggagatttcaatattcacatggacaaccccGACCTGCCACTCACCAGAGACGtcacatcctacctggagaGCCTCGCGATACACTGTCTTAttgacttccccacccacatcaaaggccacacattggacttggtttgctgctctggcctctccccctccaagcccacctccaacattgacaccttctgctccattATCGACCGTTCCCCGGCCCCAGACGCCCTTTCAAACCCGGATGACCTCACCGCTCAGTACAATGCCTGCCTCACAAATAttctaaattctctcgcccccctgaagaccaggacttcttcattctctacatctgccccctggtttacacccgctcttcggtcattgaaataaaaaaagcgccaacttgagcgactctataagaaaaccgttctcaccatccataaggacatgtacacaACCCATCTCACTtaatacaaggaccaaattgcacacACCAAATCCAGTTACTACTccggcctcatcctctccaatgaaggaaattcaagaactctcttctccgtcatggacaaaatcctccggccaccaaattctctcccccccccccccccccccccacctgtactccacagcaacctgcaactccataatggagCACTTCAATCACAAAATCCTTAAGATCCATCACCGTCTGAaccttcttcttgtcatttcttctccagttttgttccgcccacgactgctgaattatccaacctcatcctcaaatccaagcccaccacttgccagctcgatcccctccttCATCActtgttaaatcctgccttACTTCCCTGCTTCCTCTCATATCTGCcattatccactcctcactctcttctggtattgtcccatcactcttcaaaaccgctgctatcacccccaaactgaaaaaacatggctctgaccccaacaacttcGATAACCACCCCCCTATCTCCAACCTTTCATTTATCTCGAAAATCCtagaaaaaaactgttgctgctcaactctactcccacctgtccctccactctctctatgaaccccTTCAGACtggtttccgcccccgccacagcatagagactgccctaatccgtattgtacatgatctcctcatagcatctgattCCGATttaatctccatcctcatcctcttagacttgagcgccgCCTTTGAcgcaatctctcaccctatcctcctcaatagactctcctccattggtctctcccacactcccctcagttggtttcACTCCTACCTCACCGGCCCCACTCAGTTTGTCCTGCTCAAATCCTTTACCTCAAAGCCCTCCCCAGTCAGCACAGGTGTActacagggatctgtcctaggtccccttctcttcatcatctacctcctgcctcttggccgTATCCTCCGCAAATGTAATATCCACTTTAtccatactcccacccccctccctcaccttttgcctctccgaactcaaaacaaggttcacaacaaactttcttaaattaaatgctaataaaactgaaatcctccttcttggcaccaaatccgcTTTATCTAAAGTAAACAGTTTCTCCTTCAACATCGACAGCTCCTTAGTGTCCCGCTGAAccccaggtcaagagtctgggtgtcatcctggatagcatgctcaccttccactcacatatcaacaccatcacccgcactgcttattccCACCTCCGCACTATTaccagatcctcgtcctccctccgcctgtcagtgccccctgcccgcctgAGCACcgtgggagccagagccttcagtcgcgctgctccaaagctttggaacaaCATACCTccgaacctccaaaactgcacacctcttttcaactttcaagtcccgtctaaaaacacacgtgttcaggtgtgtttttagacacacagctcttccatttcctatgtttttttatgatttttatggcctgtttttatataatatcttgcttaccaatttttacattgtattttcttattgtctgtacagtgaccttgggtggcatgaaaggcgcttttaaataaaatgcattattattattattattattattattattattattattatttgaataaCGAacatgttatattgttactatcaCCGTTTTTACAGTGGCGTTCCGTCAAGgacagcaaggccttctctgctggcctaaacctaaatttac carries:
- the LOC127593071 gene encoding uncharacterized protein LOC127593071, whose translation is MSPRLLMACVLSLFASSVMCVERGLWKRNGTGCFRFFSMPRCWYQAEDHCVQEGGHLASLHAHHEVVFLNGLSEGSANTWVGMHIDWYRYWLFWWRKSLSFTDGSSVDFLDWDPEPWHHKCIVVRGNRFLTDMDCGKALPFICQKGHGSPYPTCTCPACTCDKCPCPKLECRPCSCPECHCATCPPPTTCPPVPRLTCPTNPPMTTCPSLPTCPPPQLPTSGPGNVTHWSENSSLTHMSDDAEGPGLLLLAPHPDGFRVDLLGLLGVGSSIAIRGQVIWMAEELMFELVAVNDTALLLVFPVKDEKILLTADLNGTKNIEEKESISFLFGPGHDFEVIIRCHVDRFHLSVDGAQQLEVVNWVGDPQSITALTIGDTLLLKDVRLK